One window of the Perca flavescens isolate YP-PL-M2 chromosome 16, PFLA_1.0, whole genome shotgun sequence genome contains the following:
- the LOC114571154 gene encoding SOSS complex subunit C, which translates to MATNPPGQAFPNKARVAILAELEKERRRLMSTPGGSISLSRPSLKEFRDNAEQQHIAAQQKAALQHAHTHSTGFFITQDSSFGNLILPVIPRLEPETS; encoded by the exons ATGGCTACTAATCCTCCAGGACAAG CCTTTCCAAACAAGGCGCGGGTGGCGATCCTGGCCGAgctggagaaggagaggagacgGCTGATGAGCACTCCTGGAGGCAG CATCTCTCTGTCCAGACCTAGTCTGAAGGAGTTCAGGGACAACGCAGAACAGCAGCACATCGCTGCCCAGCAGAAAGCTGCCCTGCAG catgcacacacacactccacaggCTTCTTCATCACTCAGGACTCCTCGTTCGGGAACCTCATCCTCCCTGTCATTCCACGCCTGGAGCCTGAGActtcttga